The DNA segment TTATTGGCAATTTTAGGAGTCACATACCAAAATATTTCActataaatatttaaaagatAACCCTAcaactttttaataatttaaccTACGTTAAGTATAAAAACTATAGATGCATAATTATTATATTGTCAACATTATCGAATCTAACAGCGATctcaaaatatttccaaaagaTTCACGGAAAGCTTCACAGCAGCATGAGCGCGAGCGGCGAGCGCACATTTGAATTGCGCGCGCTAAGGCAGTTCAGAACGCAGTTCGAGAAAATGACGATAGATGGTGCAAGAATGTCGATTCGCGTGACTCATTCGAGTGACGAAAGGACGGCGAGACTTGGACCAATGAGAGCGCCGCTCGAAAATCAATGGATCCCCCACTAAGCTCATCACTGAAACGTAGCTGGTCGTGGTAAGTTTTAAGAGCAGTCTGCAAGTTGAAACGTGTTGCACTAGTGAGTCGTTCGTTTCCCGTAAAGCGTCTCCTCCTCGCCCGTTCTAAGTGATACTTCTGCAATTTCCTCGCGGATTGCAAGTGTTGAGTGTTTGTGTTGTGTCAGTGACAATTGCTCGGAAGCAACCATGGCGTTTATGATGCCCGTCGTGAAAAATGATTACGATATCTACAAGTCGAACCGTTCCCGCAGGACCTCGGAGTGCTCGAACCCACAGTCCTGTCGAAGCCGCAAAGTTTCGGAGTGCTCGAAATCGGAAGGCCCGAGTCTATCGACGTCCCCGGGAAGTGATTTCATCATCGGGTCCCCTGCCCACAGATCGGTTCCCGTGGGAATGGGCCGACAGTTTTCCCGGAATTCTTCTAGAACATCCCAGTCTAGTTTAATTCAGTCGCCCATCAAATCCGCCTCCTCGTCTCCGCCCAAGTCGGGATCGCAGTCGTCGCTGAATAAATTCCATTCAAGACTTGTGGATAAACTAAAGAAATCCCTAGGCCGTCCAACGGCCGACGGTAAGTAAGTTCTCGTTCCTAAACATTTTCTAAGATTGCCGCTTCTACTAACGTGCAATGATTCGGTCCCGGGAACTAACCTCTTATTTCTCTACACGTTTCACCTCGAtattcattcgttttgaaactcattAAATTTCCATGAAACACACCTCACACCACACTAATTTCAATCTCATCATCACGTCCTCTCTTATCAGttgttttttcgaattttgccgTGCTTTTGTGGGCAGTGTTTTCAGCAGATGCAAATATTCACTACCCAGTGGCCCCACTGTTTCAGATAGGCCACCTCAGTAGTGAATATCGAAATTCACTAAGCAATGCTACCATCCAATGTTATCAAACACAGCTCATAACCTGCTTTCAGTGTTTTGAATGGTTTTGAGCACTTATTTTCACTTGTAAATCACTTCACTTTACTCATTTCTCTTGAAAGTGTCCTCCATTATAACAATTTCACAAGTGCCAATCTCTGATCTGTGAGTGCCCTCCATTCACCTACTTATTGTCCATCTATTTAGAGCGACTCTGAAACTTACAAATCCTGACTcgcattttttctcatcaaggCTTCGGTCGTACATTCGTTTAGTTAATTCCAATTGCCTGAATATATGAATGCTTTGCTTTGTTCCtttctaattttcagaaatCCAATCATGCATCACCAGCCAAGTGATCAtgattttttccatatttctagAATTTTCTCCTACAGAGTCTTGGAACTCTATTCACTTCTCAGCTACATGATTGCAATTTACTCTTTGCACAATGCTTGTTATAGCATGAATGGGCCTACTGCCATCCATGCTCCCATGCCTGAATTCACAAATTCCATTACCTACTCACTAGACATGCTACATTATTCTCTCATTTGCCCTGATAATATAGTTTGTCATACATATCTCGCCATCGGTAATTAGTCGTCAGTTGGTGATTTTCTGTTGCACATATTACATACCATCACACTATGACTTTTCTGTTGGTTCAGTTTGTGGAACCTGGGATTGATTGTGGGCACCTAAGTATTCAGAAAGAGTGATTTTTTAATTAAGCGTGATACctagttcaaattttcatgcaCTCCGCAGTAGGGATTTCTCAGTAGCTACCCATGATTTCATCATTGTTGATTCCATCATTCCACTCAGATTCATGATTTCTCTTGGTGGTTTGCTTTCACCCAAGCTTTAAGGAATGAAATGACGATAAAAAGGTTGATACCTGTTTTCCCAGCCTGGCAGGAAACTGATCTGAGTATCTCGGTTAAAAAGCCGGAGTGAAGATAAATGGTGGG comes from the Bemisia tabaci chromosome 7, PGI_BMITA_v3 genome and includes:
- the LOC109032663 gene encoding uncharacterized protein isoform X1 encodes the protein MAFMMPVVKNDYDIYKSNRSRRTSECSNPQSCRSRKVSECSKSEGPSLSTSPGSDFIIGSPAHRSVPVGMGRQFSRNSSRTSQSSLIQSPIKSASSSPPKSGSQSSLNKFHSRLVDKLKKSLGRPTADDLSVLNDNGMKRIS
- the LOC109032663 gene encoding uncharacterized protein isoform X2, which gives rise to MAFMMPVVKNDYDIYKSNRSRRTSECSNPQSCRSRKVSECSKSEGPSLSTSPGSDFIIGSPAHRSVPVGMGRQFSRNSSRTSQSSLIQSPIKSASSSPPKSGSQSSLNKFHSRLVDKLKKSLGRPTADGKSFRTK